The DNA segment aaAATGTGGCAGTACGACAGGTCGAGacgttttattgtatcacagagtctgacaacatgagacaggaccgcgcagtcaactgggatcagtgtcattccactgaatgaaagttcttccacagatcccagtgcggtCTGAGCCAgttcacgattctgagactcaaacaggtagtgaaatgtgttcaggagcctccttttaccagcttcactcgaTGTGTTcccactctggcgtttaacctcctccttcacccagtccatcacccggcaggttgtttcatgaggaaatggacccagaaactcctccagaccccgagctgtcattggggaggagagaccagcaacaaaacggagaaatacctcgaatcgcccatctgtcgtgttgtgggcttcagtgaggaatttcaggatatcctcGGGATGTATAGTCAGGAATTCTGCGACTGCAGctgcaaactcttggatggtgaggtgtgggaatgtgtacaccacggtctgggcagaatcctctctccccaaaagctccatcaggaacccagaCAGGttctgggaaggctgcagattgtagttgttcaaatctccatctgtaaacacagtTCTCTtatcggacactcctctgaaggccatctgaccaaccctgagtaacacatcacggggtttctcaatctcacggctgtggtttttcaggatgctgtaaatatagtaggaatacagttgggtgatggtcttgggaatttGCTGTGGGTCCCTGTCACTTTGTGTGAAGAAAGGGCCGAGTGCAAgtgcgaggatccagcagtaggaggggttgtagctcatggtatacaggatctcgttctccttcacgtgtttgaaaacagctgccgCCACCGTCTGATCATCAAAATGCTTCACGAAATATTCCTTCCATTGCTCACcagcaaatcccaggatttctgcCCAGACCCTGATATCTGCCTTTTCCAATAACTGTAACGCAGTGGGGCGTGTGGTCACCAGCaccgaacaccctgggagcagcttgccctggattaaactgtacacaatgtcagacacttcacaccagCACTCGGGATCTGGACACTGGTGCTTAGGTTCTGTATCTCTCCATTTGTCTGCAAAATagattctgtgtttgaattcatccaaaccatcgaatatgaACAACAATCCCTGTGGGTTCTTCCAGACATCTCTCAGgaaattcccaaagtaaggatactgatccagaatcagttccctcaggtttgttctgcagttaatggagtttaactcccggaatttgaaactaaagacaaactggaattgttggaatattttccccgtggcccagtcataaacaatcttttgtaccattgttgttttcccaatTCCCgcgactccggccactgctgctgaTCTCCCAGATTCGGATTTACTtcgggaaaagctgctctggaataaCTGATCAGTCTGGATTTTTTCCATCTCTCCGTggagatgtttctctctccaaCGCTCGTGGTCTCTGCGTCTTGCCAGCAGCTcgtgttccaccagtctccgatctcgaacagtagaaatgaccgtgagctcagcgtatcgatcaaccaggtggaaaaccttcaccttctccctcaccaggatcgtgttcactctcagtgtttcagtttgtgcccgcagagtctccttgtgcttctgttgaacatcttcaatGGGAACAGACAGTGTTCAAACTGTTAGATGTCTCAACTCAGAACTCATTATTTAAGCACACAAGAGTGAGCCCAAAGCTATTGCATTAGTTGAATTAATCAATGAATGTCCGTACAGTAAAGTAAATTTGCATAACAGTCCCCTGACTGAACAGAGAGGCCTGGTCTGGATAAACACATGGTCATCATATGTCCATATTAACTGTGCTGTGAAGATGAGAAtttccctggtagtttactgaccccCGACTGTCCCGTACTGGACACCCTCTCACTACAGCCACAGATATCACTGTTCATGTGGAAGAAACTTTTAATCCCCATTGTtgaagaggtgtgtgtgtggagatAGAGAAAAGGGACGTTGGCATTCTGTCAAAGGAACAGGTCGGGGAATcacagctcccccctcccctctcaacaTCACTGATTCAAAATGCAAAGAAGTATATTCGCTGATCAGCATCTGCTCTGTGGCTGGGTGGCTGGGGGAGAAAATGTCAATGTCTTGTTCAGGAGATTgagacagtcagcattttggcaCAAACCACAGACAATCCACCCACCCCCCACTTCCatcatcacagatgctgctcagctcACTGGGTTCGTCCAGAAAATGGTTCGAGACGGCAGATCTGCAGTACCGGGTCTCTTAAAGAGTCTGTGTTGTAAATGCTCAACAGATCCAAGATTGAAtatacacgagtgtaaaggagaaggaaataattgttattctggctCTGATGAAGCTCAAACTCAGATAGTGTATGCAATGGAaaactcagtatttttttttcaatcgTTCTGGTGGTGGGGTGCGGTTGTTAGTTGTGGATGTGTTGATCTgtcttactgcttgaggaaagtaactgattttgagtctggtggtcctgctgtggatgctatgtagttTCCTCCCTCATGGGGCGGGGCAAACAGCCCATAGGCAGGATAGGTGGGATCATTCCTAACGCTGCTGGCCCTTTTCCAGAGCCGTTCTGTATATACGTCCCTGATGAGAGGTGGGATGGGGGTGCCGGTGATACGtttggacagttttgactacccgttgtccTGTTAGCCACAGTTATGCAGCATGTCGGCCTGCCCTCTGCATCACAGCTGTCGAAGGACGCTAATGTAGATGTGAGTACAGGTCAGCCAACGTCTGTGGAAACGGGAGAGACCACTGGTCTATGGCTTTAAATACACGTTTGAAAACCATGTTGTTTACAGCTCGGGAGTTAAAGAGAGCAGAGACCGAGGAATTTTGGTAGCAGCCAGCATGAAGTCTCATTACACTGTGATGTTTAAGCATtttcctcatttagataatagtccaccctATTGTTTCTCttgccaaaatgcattaccattcATTCCCCAACATTGTAATCCATTTGCGACACTCTTCCAATTCGTCGAAGttttgctgcaatcgcattgcttcctcagcactatctgccccttcgccaatttttgtatcatcaacaaatgcgGTCAGTAAAGGAGCCCAGCAGAAGCAACTGATTGGGCAACCAAGGTCAAGTGACCAAGCGGTTTTGAAAGACTGATAccaataaatagaggggtagctcaagtggAGCGGCCAGTGCAAAGCTGCCAGTAGAGGTCTGGAGCTTTGGGGCTTTGACTCATGGAGCGGCCTTGTCGAGGGTAGAGCCTTGTGAGGGAACTGCGAGTTTTTGGCTTGAGAGATTTTGGCAGtttgactgtgcaatcaagtcaattacGATTTGAATATCTTAACAGAAAGCAGTTAATTAGATaattcaagatttgaatagctcagaatcagcagaaagcagctgattgagcAATCGAgctcaggtgaccaagcagcttGAAAAACTcagacaaataaatagaggggtagctcaagcggAGCAGCCAGTAAAGGAGTTGAGCTTTGCGGCTTTGACTCGGGGAGCAGCCTTGTTGAGGAAAGGTCCTTGTGAGGAAAGAGCGAGTCTTTGGCGAGGaagctgagggaggagactacgccacagttggtgagggtgagaggtggtgaagagatgacaggtaaattggttcagtgtgatgcttgcctgatgtgggtggtcagggacactgatggtgtttCCGGCTGCTACAACTGTGAAAAGCGTGTCCAGGTTCAGATCCTGAAAGACCGTGTTAGGGCACTGGAgaggcaactggatgacctcaggttcatccAGGAAAAACgtgagttttctggacaggacctacagtgaaatCGTTACATCCGAAGATAACAGAGGAGAGAAcgggggcgacgatgaggaagagatggaagcttgaagtacaggagaccccgggGGATGTGCCTCTTGAAATcatgttcaccctcttggaagcttgggacagaagacactgccagtctgagaggtggACGGGTCTGCGAGTCAAAAATTGGCACTGAAGCAAAGCCAAAGAGACAGACGACTGGCAGAGCTGTGGGTTTTAGATTCTTAGACCACTGGGATCAGTTTCggggtaaggatgaattgtacaaaagggacgggttgcaccttagcagtcaggggaccagcattctggcaggcaggtttgccactgcaacacgcgTGTGCTTAAACTAATAAGTGTGGGGAGGagacgaactggaaatataaggatggagttaaagggaaagagtgaataagaaaagttaagaaagacatCAGAATTTACGGGCAGAAAGCTCAGGAGGGGatcggagagtatggccaagtgcaataggacCAATGTGACAAGAaggggagtaatggattaaaaatattatatataGATGAGCTTGAATTTCAGTTGGAAGTtggtaagtatgatgttgtaggaataacagagacatggctgcatgAGGACCAGGgcagggaaatgaatattcaaggatatacatcctatcggaaggacagacaggtgggcagacggggtggggtggctctgctggtgaggaatgaaatacaGTCCCTTGCAAggagtgacatagaatcaggagatgcagagtcagtatgggtagaactgagaaattgtaagggcaaaaagaccctaatgggagttatctaccgacccccaaatagtagcctggatatagggtgcaagttgaataaagatctaaaattagcatgttgcaaaggtaatactacagttgtaatgggggatttcaacgtacaggtagactgggaaaatcagattggtactggaccccaagaaagggagttggtGGAGGGCCTCTAGATGGATtctcagagcagcttgtgctggagcctaccagggagaaggcaattctggatgtagtgttgtgtaatgaaccggatttgataagggaactctaggtaaaggagccattaggaggttgtGACAATAATAtgttaagttttaatctacaatttgagagggagcgGCAGGATCAGTGATTCtcaccgtggctaacaagggaagtcaaggagagtataaaatataagagagaagaagtataacatagcaaagatgagcgggaagccagagcACTGGGAACATTTAAAGAACAATAAAAGATTACTAAAAAAGGCAATATGCGGAgactataaaggaggatagtaaaagcttctttaggtatgtgaagaggaaaaagttAGTTAAAactaaagttgggcccttgaaggcagaaacaggtgaatttactaTGAAGAGTGAGCAAATgtcagacgagttgaacagataCTGTGGATCTGtcctcactagggaagacacagacaatctcccaaatataatagtggccagaggacataGGATAATGGAgggactgaaggaaattcacattatgcAGAAAAAGGTGTTGGGTagtctgatgggactgaaggctgataaatccccagggccttatgatctgcatcccagggtacttaaggaggtggctctagaaatcgtggacgcattggtaattattttccaatgttctatagattcaggatcggttcctgagaattggaggatagctaaagtTACCCCGCTTTTTaacaaagaggggagagagaaaacagggaatgatagaccagttagccagacatcagtggtagggaagatgctggagtcaattataaaagatgaaataacggcACATGTGGATAACAGTAACAGGATCCGAGTCAGCATgtatttacgaaggggaaatcatgcttgactagtcttctgaaattttttgaggatctaactatgaaaatggacaagaaagagccaatggatgtagtgtacctggacttatagaaagcctttgataaggtcccatataggagattagtgggcaaattaaaacacatggtattgggggtagggtatttacatggatagaaaattaatTGGCAGTCAGGAAACAAAGAGCAGGGATTAATGGgtacttttcagaatggcagacagtgACTCGTCGGGTACCACAagggttggtgctgggaccgcagctatttacaaaatacattactgatttagatgaagggattaaaagaaaCATTGgctaatttgcagatgacacaaagctgggtggtgctgtaaaatatgaggaggatagacTCCAACGCTTCAATCACTTAGGTTAGGCAAACTGGCCTGTAattccacaaacaagagaaaatctgcagatgctggaaatccaagcaacacacacaaaatgttggagggactcagcaggccagacagcagctgTGGAACAGCTGACGTTTTCTTTCGAGAtctttcggcaggactggagacaaaaagctgaggagtagattcggaaggtggagggggagggggcggagggagagagaagtgacaggtgacaggtgaaacttggaggggaggggatgaagcaaAGTGTATGAAGTTGATTCTTGATAgagacaggaggccatggaagcaagaaaaaggtggggagggtcaccagagggaggcgatggacaggCGAGGGGATAACATGTGAGACGTACGAGGGCATGGGGAACGGTGAAGGGGGAGAGGAAGCCTTTCTGGAATCttaagaaattgatattcatgccatcaggttggacgctGCTCaaaaggtattgttcctccaacccaagtgtggcatTATCCTGACGGTGCAGGATGTCATGGACTGacgtatcggaatgggaatgggaagtggaaataaaatgggtggccactgggagatcacgcttgttctggcggacacAGTGCAGACGCTCGGCGAAACGGTTCGCCACTCTATGTCTGGTTTCATCGAGAGACAACAGACCATATCGAGATCAACTACGCCTCCCTCTTTTGCTCTCTCcaccctctattttcctttcttccatgccttctgtctcttttactaaccaacttcctagctctttgctcatccctccctctccaaatttcacctatcgcctggcatttctctctcccctcccaccccgccCGCCAGCTTTCAAATCGACTCCTCAGCGTTTTATCTCCAGTCCCATCGAatgttctcagcccgaaacgtttatTCTACTTTCTCCATAGatgtgctgagtttctccatcattttctgtgtgaTAGACTATAACttatttcttttgtcttcatcCCTTCTTTATGCTTCTTTTTGTTACCTATTGTTAGGTTTTAGAAGCTTCCAAATCAACTAGCTTTCCTCTCACTTCTGCTACATTATATTGCGTATCCTATTCTATTATGCAGTCCCTAGCTGCCTCAAAAGGGATCATTACAATAATCCCCCTGATAAGATCTGATTTCAGTGTGTCAGGGACATGTAGGTTATCACAGAGTGCCGGGAACCTGTTAGGgacgtgtggggtctcacagtgtctcAGGACACTGGCTAGGGATGTGTAGGGTCTCACAGAGTACTGGAAACCTGTCAGAGCTGTGTGGAGACTCACAGTGCATCAGGACCTTGCCAAGGTTGTGTGGTGTCTAAAGGCttgtccggaccctgtcaggggtgtgtggagactCACAGTACATCAGGACCTTGCCAAGGTTCTGTGGTGTCTAACGGcgtgtctggaccctgtcaggggtgtgtggagactCACAGTGCATCAGGACCTTGCCAAGGTTCTGTGGTGTCTAAAGGCttgtctggaccctgtcaggggtgtgtggagactCACAGTGCATCAGGACCTTGCCAAGGTTGTGTGGTGTCTAACGGcgtgtctggaccctgtcaggggtgtatGGAGACTCACAGTGCATCAGGACCTTGCCAAGGTTCTGTGGTGTCTAACGGcgtgtctggaccctgtcaggggtgtgtggagactCACAGTGCATCAGGACCTTGCCAAGGTTCTGTGGTGTCTAAAGGCttgtctggaccctgtcaggggtgtgtggagactCACAGTGCATCAGGACCTTGCCAAGGTTCTGTGGTGTCTAACGGcgtgtctggaccctgtcaggggtgtgtggggtgtcataATGTGTCAAGGCCCTGTCAGTGGTGTTAGGGGCTTCataatgtgtcaggaccctgtcagtggtgagtggtgtctcACGGTGTGTTGGGACACTGTCTGAGGTGTGTGAGGTcccacagtatgtcaggaccctgtcattagtgggtggggattcacagtgtgtccggaccctgtcaggggcatgagctgtctgacagtgtgtcaggaaccagtcaggtgtgtgtggggattCAGTGTATCAGGACGCTTTCAGAGGTGTGTGGGGGTCTCCTAGTGTACCTGgaacctgtcaggtgtgtgtggggtctcccattgtgtcaggaatctgcgaggggtgtgtggggtgtctgtgtcggaaccctgtcaggggtgtgtggggtctcacagcgtGACAGGATCCTGTCAGGCGTGCGTGGGTCTCTCTGTGTATCAGCAACTTGCTGGGTGTCCgtgtggtctcactgtgtgttagGACACTGCCAGGTGTttatggggtctcacagtatgtcaggaccctgtcaggggtgtgtgtggtcccacagtatgtcaggaccctgtcattagtgggtggggtttcactgtgtgtcaggaccctgccaggtgtttgtggggtctcacactgtgtcaggaccctgtcattagttggtggggattcacaatgtgtcaggaccctgtcattagtgggcggggattcacaatgtgtcaggaccctgccaggtgtttgtggggtctcacagtgtgtcaggaccctgccaggtgtccgtgtggtctcactgtgtgtcaggacactgccaggtgtttgtgtggtctcacagtatgtcagtaCCCTGccattagtgggtggggattcacaatgtgtcagcaccctgtcaggggtgtgtgtggtcccacAGTATGCCCGCAACCTGTCAGGGTTGTCTggtgtctcactgtgtgtcaggaccctgccaggtgtttgtgggttctcacagtatgtcaggaccctctcattagtgggtggggattcacaatgtgtcaggaccctgtcaggggtgtgtggtctcacagtgtgtcaggaccctgtcattagtggtTGGGGattcacagta comes from the Hypanus sabinus isolate sHypSab1 unplaced genomic scaffold, sHypSab1.hap1 scaffold_204, whole genome shotgun sequence genome and includes:
- the LOC132387615 gene encoding NACHT, LRR and PYD domains-containing protein 12-like, with the translated sequence MEKIQTDQLFQSSFSRSKSESGRSAAVAGVAGIGKTTMVQKIVYDWATGKIFQQFQFVFSFKFRELNSINCRTNLRELILDQYPYFGNFLRDVWKNPQGLLFIFDGLDEFKHRIYFADKWRDTEPKHQCPDPECWCEVSDIVYSLIQGKLLPGCSVLVTTRPTALQLLEKADIRVWAEILGFAGEQWKEYFVKHFDDQTVAAAVFKHVKENEILYTMSYNPSYCWILALALGPFFTQSDRDPQQIPKTITQLYSYYIYSILKNHSREIEKPRDVLLRVGQMAFRGVSDKRTVFTDGDLNNYNLQPSQNLSGFLMELLGREDSAQTVVYTFPHLTIQEFAAAVAEFLTIHPEDILKFLTEAHNTTDGRFEVFLRFVAGLSSPMTARGLEEFLGPFPHETTCRVMDWVKEEVKRQSGNTSSEAGKRRLLNTFHYLFESQNRELAQTALGSVEELSFSGMTLIPVDCAVLSHVVRLCDTIKRLDLSYCHILCEGIQQLGPWLHKFQGFGLGRNVLGDSGVKLVSAALGNPECKIQTLNLNHFELTDSGAEDLASALSTNRSLIELDLGWNPLTDQSVPALRRLILTHPSLEQIMLAVNNFSGTGENELESLQESRPGLRVYL